Proteins encoded within one genomic window of Pedobacter africanus:
- a CDS encoding BatA domain-containing protein, whose product MNFLYPGFLFALLAIAIPIVIHLFNFRKFKKVYFSNVQFLKEVQEQNSSREKLKHLLILFSRMLAIIFLVLAFARPFIPSAKNKQQGSRNLVSVYIDNSYSMESLNKEGNLLDEAKRKAKEIANAYGMTDQFKLLTNDFEGRHQRAVNREEFISLLGDIKISAATRSLQQIINRMETDLDANKNEMNYLLSDFQKSFVGSRAMQTNPAVNYSFIRLNANSLPNIAVDSIWSLSPVHLPNQAEQLVVQLHNYGDEDASDLPIKLNINAQQKAIGNVNIPAGKSLKDTLSFSGLKVGWQKGHLSIKDFPLTFDDELNFTFKVAQDLKVLSINGNPAEKSIKSVFATDAYFKLTEMPESNIRYIDFPRYSLIVLNGLKEPSSGVAQQLKLYLQNGGSVVIFPDLDANAAAYTSFLTSLNLPAVQQLNVGPPIASSIELKNAVFKDVFEQVPQQMDLPLVNRYFSYAERNIGSKEQILKLPLNKFLFARYDLGEGRAYLAASSLDAKDGNLARHPVFVPLMFKIAFASSREQPFYYTVGKSTVLENAKINLAANQSLKLVSDQFEVIPEIRQTPGKTLLYVADQVKKAGFYELRKADSVLSVVAFNDDRLESDMHYASEAELKALFAKQDIAFYNAKKDAQTMNIGLKNNSSELWKLCLILAVVFLAIEILLIRFFNTKKNIQTT is encoded by the coding sequence ATGAATTTCCTATATCCAGGTTTTCTTTTTGCGCTGTTAGCAATAGCCATTCCTATTGTAATCCACCTGTTCAATTTCAGGAAATTCAAAAAAGTATATTTCAGCAATGTACAATTCTTAAAAGAGGTACAGGAGCAAAATTCTTCCAGGGAAAAACTGAAGCACCTGCTCATCCTTTTCAGTCGTATGCTGGCCATCATTTTTCTTGTATTGGCTTTTGCCAGGCCTTTTATCCCATCGGCTAAAAATAAACAGCAGGGCAGCCGCAATCTGGTTAGTGTTTATATCGACAATTCTTACAGCATGGAAAGCCTGAACAAAGAAGGTAACCTGCTGGATGAGGCCAAACGTAAAGCAAAAGAGATAGCCAATGCCTACGGTATGACCGACCAGTTTAAACTGCTGACCAATGATTTTGAAGGCAGGCACCAACGGGCGGTGAACCGTGAAGAATTCATCAGTCTGCTCGGCGATATCAAAATCAGTGCAGCAACCAGGTCACTGCAGCAGATTATTAACCGGATGGAAACAGATCTGGATGCGAATAAAAATGAAATGAATTACCTGCTTTCCGACTTCCAGAAGAGTTTTGTGGGATCCAGGGCAATGCAGACCAATCCTGCAGTGAATTATTCTTTTATCAGGTTAAATGCAAACAGCTTACCCAATATAGCCGTAGATAGCATATGGAGCCTTTCTCCTGTTCACTTACCCAACCAGGCAGAGCAGCTGGTGGTGCAACTGCACAATTATGGAGATGAGGATGCCTCAGATCTGCCGATAAAGCTGAACATTAATGCACAGCAAAAAGCAATAGGCAATGTTAACATCCCGGCTGGTAAGTCTTTAAAAGATACGCTTTCGTTCAGCGGACTTAAAGTGGGCTGGCAGAAAGGGCACCTGAGCATTAAGGATTTTCCTTTAACCTTTGATGATGAGCTGAACTTTACGTTTAAGGTGGCGCAGGATTTGAAAGTGCTTAGCATTAATGGTAACCCGGCCGAAAAATCCATTAAATCTGTTTTTGCAACAGATGCCTATTTTAAGCTGACAGAAATGCCAGAGTCAAATATCCGGTATATCGATTTTCCGCGGTACAGTCTTATTGTGCTGAATGGATTAAAAGAACCTTCATCCGGCGTGGCGCAGCAGTTGAAGTTATATCTGCAAAACGGTGGTTCGGTGGTGATATTTCCGGATCTGGATGCAAATGCTGCTGCCTACACCTCGTTTTTAACATCCTTGAACTTGCCGGCGGTACAGCAGCTTAATGTAGGACCTCCTATTGCCAGCAGTATAGAACTGAAAAATGCTGTTTTTAAAGACGTCTTTGAGCAGGTACCCCAACAAATGGACCTGCCTCTGGTAAACCGGTATTTTAGTTATGCTGAACGGAATATAGGGAGCAAGGAGCAAATCTTGAAACTGCCTTTAAACAAATTCCTTTTTGCCAGGTACGACCTGGGCGAGGGCAGGGCTTATCTAGCGGCGAGCTCTCTGGATGCCAAAGACGGGAACCTGGCCCGGCATCCGGTGTTTGTGCCCTTAATGTTTAAAATCGCATTTGCCAGCAGCAGGGAGCAGCCTTTTTATTATACGGTTGGAAAAAGTACGGTGCTGGAAAATGCAAAAATAAATCTGGCTGCCAATCAATCTTTAAAGCTGGTCTCTGATCAGTTTGAGGTCATCCCAGAGATCAGGCAAACGCCGGGAAAGACGTTATTGTATGTGGCCGACCAGGTAAAAAAAGCAGGCTTTTACGAGTTAAGAAAGGCTGATTCCGTTTTGTCGGTTGTTGCCTTTAATGATGACCGCCTGGAATCGGACATGCACTATGCCAGTGAAGCGGAATTGAAAGCCCTGTTTGCCAAACAGGATATTGCATTTTACAATGCTAAAAAAGACGCACAGACCATGAATATAGGGTTGAAAAATAACAGCAGCGAGTTATGGAAACTTTGCCTAATTTTGGCTGTTGTTTTCTTGGCCATTGAAATATTACTGATCAGATTTTTTAATACTAAAAAAAATATACAAACAACATGA
- a CDS encoding DUF4199 domain-containing protein yields MTTQTLENLKPEAAKNGIGLGLISLVLGVISAYLLVNASSMMAIFLIPILVGLLIPLGVAIYFCIDLRKKIGGFWNLRQATSGIFIMFLIAYVISTAGNLVFTKFIEPDMATSIQSTVIDATSEMMQKQGMEQEAIDKKIEEMNADFEKKAHGTVMQNIQGHVIGIIIVFVFALLFGAIFKKERPLAVFEE; encoded by the coding sequence ATGACGACGCAAACTTTAGAAAATTTAAAGCCCGAGGCGGCCAAAAATGGAATAGGATTAGGACTTATTTCACTGGTGCTGGGTGTAATATCTGCCTACCTGCTGGTAAATGCATCTTCTATGATGGCCATTTTTCTGATCCCCATCCTGGTTGGCCTGCTGATCCCCCTTGGCGTGGCCATATATTTCTGCATAGACCTCAGGAAAAAGATCGGTGGTTTCTGGAACCTGCGGCAAGCCACCTCTGGTATATTTATCATGTTTTTGATCGCCTATGTGATCTCCACAGCAGGAAACCTGGTTTTTACCAAATTTATTGAACCAGATATGGCAACAAGCATCCAATCTACCGTTATTGATGCAACCTCCGAAATGATGCAAAAACAGGGAATGGAGCAGGAAGCTATTGATAAAAAAATAGAAGAGATGAATGCTGATTTTGAAAAGAAAGCACATGGTACAGTGATGCAGAATATACAGGGACATGTGATCGGTATCATCATCGTTTTTGTATTTGCGCTCTTGTTTGGTGCCATTTTCAAAAAAGAACGCCCGCTGGCTGTATTTGAAGAATAG
- a CDS encoding SusC/RagA family TonB-linked outer membrane protein: protein MRLTIVIMTMLLMQVSARSTAQKVSLSENNTSILQVFNQLRSQTGYDFLYSDEILKLARPVTIHVKDQPLGVVLNSIFEKQELVYVLKNKAVIVSKKEAGFFDALKSYLARIDVAGKVLDENGKPLPGATVKVKNENRLVITGADGSFMLKGIDEKAILVISYLGYKTKEMGAKPQLIISIEPENANLEEVGVISTGYQKIKKDQLTGAASTMNEEQYQQRVAVTGNFLESLEGKVPGLVYNSQTGELTIRGVSTFDAVKKPLIVLDGFPTEIDLRTINPNDIVSVNVLRDAAAASIYGVRASNGVIIVETRRGKSGKPIFNLRSTYAIQNKPDFSYLSYAPGNEFVQLQVEKFNVAKAGYSSFSKLDPVQEIMYGLTRLEVSNPLLTQAQADAKLKELGAYDNLNEYEQLFFQRRQAQNVNFDASGGNEISTYMVGLNYVRERPVARRSESQQFILNLANTFKFSDRFNFDFKATYTNYTDQSGNIPNYMDFFPYERLADANGNALPVSLLPNRTSTGRNIGPALNQQLMGLGLYDAFYYPYRELTSNTNTAKGSTIRLQGRFNAKLTNWLSMDIGGNYESQNAVLDKLSLEDSYKVRMMLNMSALKDDAGRAVFKSMTKGDVLSKTNQKLNNYTLRGQFNLNHRFGDDHDFSGIFGVEQKKTLSRGYLTSFFGYNDQTLVSGPIDMNALGSVFSPAFSQYGIGYIFNLKDYFNQTEDDRRFMSYYGQGTYIFKGKYVATGSFRIDKSNLFGVDPQFRNKPLWSAGLNWRLGEEEFIKKYNWIHNLQLRAATGFNGNIPITQGGAFLILQNGLNTLLDVAVPYNRISSPENQSLRWETTRNYNVGLDYTLLNGRLSGSVDWYIKKSTDVFGEFDADPTLGFNQYLANTASIQNKGLEFLFNTLNMKRSKFEWRTQLTASLNNNKILAVKATEFSSSREITEGTQKVKDMPIGALYSYNYGGLNEKGQPFVYDKYGSRKILASFGSSAVDVTMDDMVYNGTTVPKYVLGLNNQFSLGAFDLSFLFMYYGGHVMRVEQPDPNNIGSYSNNPLKGSSNYWRQAGDEQYTRIPGYVRASSLAPGYFQSYALNGYRFASEFVRKADYIRLRDVVLTYHARAAFLKKAGLNNTQLRFQAQNVFRYTFSGNDIDPEAINPITGARRLETQPFYSLTFSTNF from the coding sequence ATGAGATTAACCATCGTCATAATGACTATGTTGCTGATGCAGGTAAGTGCCAGGAGCACAGCACAGAAAGTATCCTTGTCGGAAAATAACACTTCTATATTGCAGGTGTTTAACCAGCTGCGCAGTCAGACAGGGTATGATTTTCTGTACTCCGACGAAATCCTGAAGCTGGCAAGGCCGGTAACGATACATGTAAAGGACCAGCCTTTGGGCGTTGTGCTCAATTCCATATTTGAAAAACAGGAACTGGTTTACGTGCTGAAAAACAAGGCGGTAATTGTGTCAAAAAAGGAAGCTGGTTTTTTTGATGCCCTGAAAAGTTACCTGGCCAGGATCGATGTGGCAGGGAAAGTGCTGGATGAAAACGGAAAACCTTTGCCGGGTGCAACGGTAAAGGTTAAAAATGAGAACAGATTGGTCATTACCGGTGCCGATGGTAGTTTTATGCTAAAGGGAATTGATGAAAAGGCCATACTGGTAATCTCTTATTTGGGCTACAAGACCAAAGAGATGGGGGCTAAACCTCAGCTCATCATTTCCATTGAACCTGAAAATGCCAACCTGGAGGAAGTAGGGGTAATCAGTACCGGTTATCAGAAGATCAAAAAAGATCAGCTGACCGGGGCGGCCTCTACCATGAACGAAGAGCAATACCAGCAACGTGTTGCCGTAACAGGAAACTTTCTGGAAAGTCTGGAAGGCAAGGTACCCGGTCTGGTATACAACTCACAGACGGGCGAACTAACGATCCGTGGGGTGTCTACCTTCGATGCGGTAAAAAAGCCGCTCATTGTGCTTGATGGTTTCCCTACCGAGATCGATTTGCGTACCATTAATCCGAACGATATTGTTTCGGTGAATGTTTTGCGTGACGCCGCCGCGGCATCCATTTATGGGGTAAGGGCATCCAACGGGGTAATCATTGTAGAAACACGGCGGGGCAAATCGGGCAAGCCTATATTTAACCTGCGCAGTACTTACGCCATACAGAACAAGCCGGATTTCAGTTACCTGAGCTATGCGCCCGGAAATGAATTTGTACAGCTGCAGGTAGAGAAGTTTAATGTCGCAAAAGCAGGATACAGTTCCTTTTCCAAACTTGATCCTGTGCAGGAAATTATGTACGGGCTAACACGACTGGAAGTTTCCAATCCGCTGCTTACCCAGGCACAGGCAGATGCGAAGTTGAAAGAACTGGGCGCTTATGACAACCTTAATGAATACGAACAATTGTTTTTTCAAAGAAGGCAGGCTCAGAATGTTAACTTTGATGCCAGCGGAGGTAATGAAATAAGTACCTATATGGTTGGCCTGAATTATGTAAGGGAACGGCCTGTTGCCCGTCGCTCGGAAAGCCAGCAGTTCATTCTTAACCTGGCCAATACCTTCAAGTTTTCGGACCGCTTTAATTTCGATTTTAAAGCTACCTATACCAATTATACAGACCAAAGTGGTAACATCCCGAATTACATGGACTTCTTTCCGTACGAACGTCTGGCAGATGCGAACGGGAATGCCCTTCCTGTTTCACTGCTGCCCAACCGCACCAGCACTGGCAGAAATATCGGTCCGGCATTGAATCAGCAACTTATGGGCCTTGGGCTTTATGACGCTTTTTATTACCCTTATCGGGAACTGACCAGTAATACCAATACAGCAAAGGGCTCAACCATAAGACTGCAGGGGAGATTTAATGCAAAACTTACGAACTGGCTAAGCATGGACATAGGCGGGAATTATGAAAGCCAGAATGCAGTATTGGATAAACTGAGCCTGGAAGACAGCTATAAGGTAAGGATGATGTTGAACATGAGCGCATTAAAGGATGATGCAGGAAGGGCAGTGTTTAAGAGCATGACCAAGGGTGATGTATTGAGCAAGACCAATCAGAAGCTGAACAATTATACCCTCAGAGGACAATTTAATCTGAACCATAGGTTTGGTGATGACCATGACTTTTCCGGGATTTTCGGGGTGGAGCAAAAGAAGACACTTAGCCGGGGTTATCTCACCAGTTTTTTTGGTTATAATGACCAGACCCTCGTTTCAGGGCCAATTGATATGAATGCTTTAGGTTCTGTATTTTCTCCAGCATTTTCACAATATGGTATAGGTTACATCTTTAACTTGAAAGATTATTTTAATCAGACTGAAGACGACCGCAGGTTTATGTCTTATTATGGACAGGGAACCTATATTTTTAAAGGTAAGTATGTGGCTACGGGTAGCTTCCGTATTGATAAGTCCAATCTTTTTGGGGTCGATCCTCAATTCAGGAACAAACCACTGTGGTCTGCTGGTTTAAACTGGAGACTGGGAGAAGAGGAATTCATTAAGAAATACAATTGGATACATAACCTGCAATTGCGTGCTGCCACCGGTTTCAATGGAAATATACCGATAACCCAGGGCGGGGCATTCCTGATCCTCCAAAATGGATTGAATACCCTATTGGATGTAGCAGTTCCTTACAACAGGATCTCCAGTCCTGAAAACCAATCCTTGCGCTGGGAAACCACCCGAAATTATAATGTTGGACTGGATTATACTTTACTGAACGGGCGTTTGTCGGGCTCTGTTGACTGGTACATAAAAAAATCAACAGATGTGTTTGGTGAATTTGATGCCGATCCGACCCTGGGTTTTAACCAGTACCTGGCAAATACGGCCTCTATTCAGAATAAGGGGCTTGAGTTCCTGTTTAACACCCTTAATATGAAGCGCAGTAAGTTTGAATGGCGTACCCAACTGACAGCCTCTTTAAATAACAATAAGATCCTGGCAGTTAAGGCAACAGAGTTTTCTTCATCCAGAGAAATTACCGAGGGGACCCAGAAGGTAAAGGATATGCCAATTGGTGCCCTGTATAGTTACAATTATGGAGGGCTGAACGAAAAAGGACAGCCTTTTGTGTACGATAAATATGGCAGCCGAAAAATACTGGCCTCATTTGGAAGTTCGGCGGTAGACGTAACTATGGACGATATGGTTTACAATGGAACCACTGTACCAAAATATGTACTGGGCCTGAATAACCAGTTTAGCCTGGGTGCATTTGACCTTTCCTTTCTGTTTATGTATTATGGCGGACATGTAATGCGGGTGGAACAACCCGATCCAAACAATATTGGTTCGTATTCAAATAATCCGCTTAAGGGTTCCTCTAATTATTGGCGACAGGCGGGAGATGAACAGTACACCCGGATTCCAGGCTATGTGAGGGCGAGTTCCCTTGCCCCGGGGTACTTCCAGAGCTATGCCCTCAATGGTTATAGATTTGCATCAGAGTTTGTCAGGAAAGCTGATTACATCCGTTTGAGGGATGTGGTGCTGACCTATCATGCCAGGGCAGCTTTTCTAAAGAAAGCCGGACTTAACAATACCCAGCTGCGCTTTCAGGCTCAGAATGTTTTTCGTTACACATTTAGCGGCAATGATATTGATCCGGAAGCTATAAATCCGATTACCGGTGCGCGAAGAC
- a CDS encoding FecR family protein, whose protein sequence is MRNKEDLKYLAKKFLEGTASAEEKAALNHWYTSGLAEGPEEELVFTTEPEDAKAIKTRLYQNIRQKLMMPAGKKTAVAKLWPKIAVAASLFFVAGMALYFFLAHKNFDTERRFADAKMISAGTNTAVLTLANGQKVNLSGSKTALVINASGVSYSDGDSLGGNRRAEWKASSELTVSTPKGGQYQVVLPDGTKIWLNAASVLKFPARFDGVNARRVELTGEAYFEVAKIEAKLAGKVRHSPFIVATGEQEVEVLGTHFNINAYTEEGSIRTTLFEGSVRVSLGGLNRMGRTALLRPGQQAMVSNQEIAVNPADIEEALAWRNGFFKFNRESIPSVMRKLSRWYNVEVVYEAEISKGRIIGTISRSKNIKEVLEMLEETKLVTFKVEGRKVIVR, encoded by the coding sequence ATGAGGAATAAAGAAGACCTGAAGTATCTGGCAAAAAAGTTTTTAGAGGGTACTGCTTCAGCAGAAGAAAAGGCAGCCCTTAACCATTGGTATACCTCCGGTTTAGCAGAAGGGCCTGAGGAAGAGCTGGTATTTACTACTGAGCCTGAAGATGCCAAAGCTATAAAAACCAGGCTGTACCAGAATATCAGGCAAAAACTGATGATGCCTGCCGGTAAAAAAACGGCTGTGGCTAAGCTATGGCCAAAAATTGCTGTGGCGGCTAGTTTGTTTTTTGTAGCTGGGATGGCGTTGTATTTTTTCCTGGCCCATAAAAACTTTGATACAGAAAGGCGGTTTGCCGATGCGAAAATGATAAGCGCAGGTACCAACACTGCAGTGTTGACTTTAGCCAATGGCCAGAAGGTAAATTTAAGCGGATCAAAAACAGCTCTGGTAATCAACGCTTCCGGTGTCTCTTACAGCGATGGGGATTCCCTGGGCGGAAATCGCAGGGCGGAATGGAAAGCATCCAGCGAATTGACGGTAAGCACACCGAAAGGCGGACAATACCAGGTAGTACTACCTGATGGTACAAAAATCTGGCTTAATGCAGCATCGGTACTTAAATTCCCGGCACGTTTTGATGGTGTGAATGCGCGCAGGGTGGAGCTTACAGGCGAGGCTTATTTTGAAGTTGCCAAGATAGAAGCTAAGCTGGCCGGAAAAGTAAGGCACTCACCATTTATTGTGGCAACCGGTGAACAGGAGGTGGAAGTACTGGGCACGCATTTTAACATTAATGCTTATACCGAAGAGGGCAGTATAAGAACCACCTTATTTGAAGGCAGTGTACGCGTTTCTTTGGGTGGTTTAAACAGGATGGGCAGGACAGCACTGCTCAGACCTGGACAGCAGGCTATGGTCTCAAACCAGGAGATAGCAGTAAATCCTGCAGATATAGAAGAGGCCCTGGCCTGGAGAAACGGTTTTTTCAAGTTTAACAGAGAAAGTATTCCATCAGTCATGCGGAAACTTTCGCGCTGGTATAATGTGGAGGTGGTTTATGAAGCTGAAATTAGCAAAGGCCGCATAATTGGTACCATCAGCAGGAGCAAGAACATTAAGGAGGTGCTGGAAATGCTGGAAGAAACCAAGCTGGTCACATTTAAAGTGGAAGGGAGGAAAGTGATAGTGAGATAA
- a CDS encoding sensor histidine kinase produces MELLTHMTHEIRNPLTAIKGFLYVFAKTTLTQRQTDMLESIKGSSEMLLRTLNDTLDAAKMENSELKINAEPFQPYTTLNQVVESMSYSAAKKQLNLSYNFKGEQEATVIGDDFRLKQVLVNLLSNAIKYTNEGSVTINAELLLGETNTLQVDVADTGKGISADQQANLFSKYYQTSSAKGQVGTGLGLFICKQLVEMQGGKISVKSSPEAGSTFSFYIPYKK; encoded by the coding sequence ATGGAGCTGCTGACCCACATGACGCACGAGATCAGAAATCCGCTTACTGCCATAAAAGGCTTTTTATATGTGTTCGCCAAAACTACGCTCACCCAACGGCAGACAGACATGCTGGAATCGATCAAAGGTTCCTCGGAAATGTTGCTGCGTACTTTAAATGACACACTGGATGCCGCAAAAATGGAAAACAGTGAACTGAAGATCAATGCCGAACCTTTCCAGCCCTATACTACTTTGAACCAGGTTGTGGAAAGCATGAGCTATAGTGCTGCAAAAAAACAGTTGAACTTGAGTTATAACTTTAAAGGCGAGCAGGAAGCAACTGTAATTGGAGATGATTTCAGGCTCAAGCAGGTGCTGGTTAATTTGCTGAGCAACGCCATAAAATACACCAATGAGGGTAGTGTAACCATAAATGCCGAATTGCTTTTGGGTGAAACCAATACCCTCCAGGTAGATGTAGCAGATACCGGTAAAGGCATCAGTGCCGATCAACAGGCTAACCTCTTTTCAAAATACTACCAGACCAGCTCTGCCAAAGGGCAGGTGGGCACAGGCCTGGGCCTGTTCATCTGCAAGCAGCTGGTAGAAATGCAGGGTGGAAAGATCAGCGTAAAAAGCAGCCCCGAAGCAGGGTCTACTTTTAGCTTTTACATTCCATACAAAAAATAA
- a CDS encoding RNA polymerase sigma factor — MKQSGAQESWTNFPIFESGINGMTVYTELNDNELASLLKAGGEAVYKEIYNRYWDKLYYIAHRMLKQQEAAEEVVQDVFVLLWKKRAELAIQSLAVYLAAMTRYEVYRYLAKDKRDKNNAVDYQSQLGDQVSFDADLEHKLLLEIIAELSNQLPKKCRLVFQYVKLQDRPLAEVAQEMNISQKTAEAHLTKALKTIRGNMGNAMHLLF; from the coding sequence ATGAAGCAAAGCGGAGCGCAGGAAAGCTGGACGAATTTCCCTATTTTTGAATCGGGAATTAATGGTATGACTGTTTATACGGAGCTGAACGATAATGAATTGGCCTCTTTGCTAAAAGCGGGGGGTGAAGCCGTATATAAGGAAATTTACAACAGGTATTGGGACAAGCTCTATTACATTGCGCACAGGATGCTGAAGCAGCAGGAAGCCGCTGAAGAAGTAGTGCAGGATGTTTTTGTATTGCTATGGAAAAAAAGAGCAGAATTGGCTATCCAATCTTTGGCCGTTTATCTGGCTGCCATGACCCGATACGAGGTCTACCGTTACCTTGCAAAAGATAAGCGTGATAAAAACAACGCAGTAGATTACCAGAGCCAGCTTGGAGATCAGGTTTCATTTGATGCAGACCTGGAACATAAGCTGTTGCTGGAAATTATTGCTGAGCTTTCCAACCAGCTGCCCAAAAAATGCCGGCTGGTATTTCAATATGTGAAATTGCAGGACAGGCCATTGGCCGAAGTAGCGCAGGAAATGAACATTTCACAAAAAACAGCAGAAGCACACCTTACAAAAGCTTTGAAGACCATTAGAGGAAATATGGGAAATGCAATGCACCTGCTGTTTTAA
- a CDS encoding GyrI-like domain-containing protein — protein sequence MEKLDLTKQHKAYYSATSQPQLLDIPAAHFLAIRGKGDPSGKPYLDRIQALYATAYTIKFMNKALSKDFVVPKLEGLWNFDEEKYAGLPIHETPLTVPRSEWNYRMLIRMPDYVTSEQLAVAVQQIISKKQIRLAADVELYQMHEGKVVQMLHTGPFANEPETLQIMMDFMLARGLKKNGDHHEIYLSDFNKTAPEKLKTILREPVK from the coding sequence ATGGAAAAATTAGATCTGACAAAACAGCACAAAGCGTATTACAGCGCTACCAGCCAACCTCAGCTGCTGGATATACCAGCTGCACATTTTTTAGCGATAAGAGGCAAGGGAGATCCCTCAGGTAAACCCTACCTGGATAGGATTCAGGCCCTCTATGCTACCGCGTATACGATAAAGTTTATGAACAAAGCTTTGAGCAAAGATTTTGTTGTGCCCAAACTCGAAGGTCTCTGGAATTTTGATGAGGAAAAATATGCCGGTCTCCCCATTCATGAAACGCCTTTGACTGTACCCCGCAGCGAGTGGAATTACCGCATGTTGATCCGTATGCCCGACTACGTGACCAGTGAACAGCTGGCGGTTGCAGTACAACAGATCATCAGCAAAAAACAAATCCGGCTGGCGGCCGATGTAGAACTTTACCAGATGCATGAAGGTAAAGTTGTGCAAATGCTGCACACCGGTCCTTTTGCCAATGAACCGGAGACCCTGCAGATCATGATGGATTTTATGCTGGCCAGAGGCTTAAAGAAAAATGGCGACCATCATGAGATTTATCTCTCCGACTTTAACAAGACTGCCCCGGAAAAGTTAAAAACCATACTTAGGGAACCTGTTAAATAA
- a CDS encoding dihydroorotase — MNLLLKGVTIADPGSKFNQQKCDVHVEQGKIAAMGKGLAAKAALEIDGSGMVLSPGFFDLNCAIGDPGFETKEDIATGTAAAMAGGFTGLAVLPHSKPVVHSKAEVAYIVNKAKNNLVDVHPVGAISQELEGKELAELYDMKQAGAVAFSDGTKPISDDGFMSRALQYAKGFNALLMVYPENKSIAGKSQINESKNSVLLGMKGLPALAEEMHISRDIFLATYHDAPVHISNISTAGSVALIKKAKKDGVKITCDVAAHQLVFTEDLLNDFDSNYKVKPPLRSKADVKALLSGLKEGIIDAISSQHRPHEIELKDVEFEIAAYGIIALQTVLPLLLKAGLDAGQIAEKLSINPRKLLGLPVPVIEEGAEANFTLYNPAEEWLYNAENNFSKSGNSPLLNKKLTGKVRLVYNNKQIQSYG, encoded by the coding sequence ATGAATCTTCTCCTCAAGGGCGTAACCATTGCCGATCCCGGCAGCAAGTTTAATCAGCAAAAATGTGATGTACATGTAGAACAGGGAAAGATCGCTGCAATGGGTAAGGGCTTGGCTGCAAAGGCTGCTTTGGAAATTGATGGCTCGGGCATGGTACTTTCGCCTGGTTTTTTTGACCTGAACTGTGCCATAGGGGATCCGGGATTTGAAACTAAAGAGGATATCGCTACAGGTACTGCCGCTGCAATGGCAGGAGGCTTTACCGGCCTGGCAGTACTGCCGCATAGCAAACCGGTAGTGCATTCTAAGGCTGAGGTAGCTTATATTGTGAACAAGGCAAAAAACAACTTGGTGGATGTACACCCGGTGGGTGCCATCAGTCAGGAACTGGAAGGTAAAGAGCTGGCAGAACTTTATGACATGAAACAGGCGGGTGCGGTAGCCTTTTCCGATGGGACCAAACCCATCTCAGATGATGGCTTCATGAGCCGTGCCCTGCAATATGCCAAAGGCTTTAATGCCCTGTTGATGGTTTATCCTGAAAACAAGTCGATAGCCGGTAAATCGCAGATCAACGAAAGTAAAAACAGTGTGCTGCTTGGGATGAAAGGTTTGCCTGCCCTGGCCGAGGAAATGCACATCAGCAGGGATATATTCCTGGCCACATACCATGATGCCCCTGTCCACATCAGCAATATTTCTACAGCCGGATCGGTAGCACTGATTAAGAAAGCCAAAAAAGACGGAGTAAAAATTACCTGTGATGTGGCTGCACACCAGCTGGTGTTTACCGAAGACCTGCTGAACGATTTTGACAGCAACTATAAAGTAAAGCCGCCATTGCGTAGTAAAGCGGATGTTAAAGCCTTGTTAAGTGGCCTAAAGGAGGGGATTATCGATGCCATAAGCTCGCAGCACCGTCCGCATGAAATAGAATTGAAAGATGTGGAATTCGAGATTGCGGCCTATGGGATAATCGCGCTGCAAACTGTGCTGCCCTTGTTGCTGAAAGCCGGACTGGATGCGGGGCAAATTGCCGAGAAACTCTCCATAAATCCGCGCAAGCTACTTGGCCTGCCTGTACCTGTAATAGAAGAAGGTGCTGAAGCCAATTTCACCCTGTATAATCCGGCTGAAGAATGGTTGTACAATGCAGAAAACAATTTCTCTAAATCGGGTAATTCTCCACTTTTGAATAAAAAACTAACCGGTAAAGTAAGACTGGTATACAATAATAAACAAATACAATCGTATGGATAA